The Brachypodium distachyon strain Bd21 chromosome 4, Brachypodium_distachyon_v3.0, whole genome shotgun sequence nucleotide sequence cgccgccgcgccgccgccagttCAACAACACGACCGCACCACCTCCTACCTCCTCATCAACCCCCCGGGGCAAAGCCTCCTCACTCGCCGAGGACACAGTCCGCGGCTAACGCGACCACCCTCCACCACCTCTCCACCACGTCGTCGCAGGCCGACCACTCtccctccaccacctcctcctcctcctcctcctcctcctctggccgCCAGCGGGAGCGGGACGCACTACAGGAAGCGCCGGTCACGCGCGCCGCGAAACCCTAGATGGCGGCCGGAATTGGCGAAATGGCGGTGGGGGAAAGGAATCGAATGGCTCGGCGAGAGGGGAGGGGACACGCACAGGCAAAgggagaaagaggagaggagtgtaaagagaaaaaaagggcGATGGAAATAACGGTgcgctttttttttagtttataATCACTCCCGTTTCGGGGTTAATTAAAGGGGGGCGAAGGCGAAGTGGGGATTAAGCGCTAATCGTGTGGGGCGCGGCGTGGTATAGGCCTGGTCTACAGATGGGACAGGAAGTGAGGACCAGTAGGCCCAGTAGCAGTGGAACGGCGCTGGAGGACGCGGTGCATGGGAAGGTGGGGTGGCGGTTTGAGTTGGGAGGAAGCCGGTCACCCGCCGGTGAGTGCAGTGGTGGGGATCCGTGACATGTCTTTTGACCGTTtctaacatttttttcctttcttttgccGCTAATTCAATGATCGTGGTTCCTACAGGCAAAAGCATCCATTATGACGCTTTTctacaaattatttttttgcgtGAAGTGATTTCATTTTATCAAATAGAAGTTACGAAGTTGTAGTCTAAATTTTACATACCAACTTTTTTGACCCAGTGGGCACTACGCACCgattttcattaaaaaaaccGCGCCATCGTACAAATAGTtcgaagcaaaagaaaaacgaaaacagaaaaataacaaGAGTCTGGAACAGGTACTAGCATCATCTTCCCAGCATAGCACGGAGGCCAGTGTGATCAATAGCAATACAACTTGAAGATGCAACTGCACATCACCAAGCCTAAGGGGAAGAAACACACTTAATATCCTGTCAGACGCCAATTCTTCTCACATCATGCAGCCATCCATGCCGCTTGCTGTAGACCTCATGCATCACCGTCGTAAGCATCTTGCTCCCCTCTAGATTTCCTTTGTCTCGGTCTTTCTGCAGAGATGTCCAGGCATCAAGTAAGCTACAAAGGCGGAATATAAGACCGGCCGGGTCATGTGGGAATTTCTGCTTGAAGCAAACGTCGTTCCTGCATTTTCAGATCGTCCAGATCATAGCAGCTCCACCACACACCATCAGCTTTTTGATGTTAGAAGAGAAATCATCAAGCCGACCACCCAGAAGTTCATCCACCCTAGTCGGGATTCTCCTGAGTGAGAAGGCACAACGAACTACTTGCCAAACGAAACAAGCTAAGGGGCAACTGGATAAGAGGTGATCAACAGTTTCAGCCTTTCCACAGAAGTGGCATTCTGGATCACCAGTCCAGCCTCTCCTCAACAGATTGTTTTAGTAATTGATCTGTTGATAAAccgatcagagggagtaattgttTTTGCATGTGTTGAATCGGTGTGAGCATGCCAAACACGCCACGGCGATCATTTAGTCAAAACACGTTGGATCTTAGAGAATGTTCTCTAGAAGAGCAAAAATCCATTCCTCACCCGTCATTGCAGATCAGGAGGCCTAATAGAATATTCTAAGTTGCTCGCAGCTTGGCATCAATTGTGTTGCCTATGAGCATCCTTGCCCGGCGACCCACATGAGAATTGTCCTCCTTACGCCATCAATATAAATATTCCATGGCGCCTTGTTTTGGATTGGAAATTCATATACTCTGATTTGTCGACCTACTATATTCGGTACTATATGCTAACTAAAAGTACGGACAAATTATGTCACTCGCGCCACGGGAATTTATCTCTATGTTTGTTACATAAAACACAAAACTATCATATTTATGAAATTTAGAGCAATAAGTTTCTACCAATTCGCCATGCACACTTTTTTTCcagtaaaaataaataatgcgGGCTTAactaaatttcagaaaacaagTTTACATGTGCATGAATCTCTCTTTTCCTTGTGAAACACCACAAGTTAACTAGCGGCGAACTGGAGAGTATTGGCATAATGTTGAGACACAGTCAGATCTGAGCTAGAGATTTGTCAAGGAATGTCTCAGTCATTCTttatctttacacttataaagatttgAGTTGTTGGCGGTCGTCAATTTCTCCTGCAAAAACTACTTCCTACCTTGTTAGACATTCATTTGATTGCCACCCCCTTCAATATGAACATATATGTATGGTGATATTTTGAGTATAGTTAATTGGTTTGACGTATACTTTTGATATAATTGTTTCctcaaataaatattatgaaaaaaatcttatttgacataaaatagaaaaatacaagtgcataaatatttaaaaaactCAAGCGTCTAATATGTATATTTTAATTTCGTAACAACGTAGCTATTTGTTTAGAAGTTCACCGGAGGAGATATCTACCTGAATAATGTTCTCGCTCTCACGACGTTGAAACCGGGAGAGATGAAGTCCAAGCCATGGGGTAACCTCACCCCAAACACTCCACCAGCATCCATCGTGAGCCCGCGACAGTAATCATGGCACGAACAGTGCAGCTCTCAAATTTATTCTCTGGGTTCCAGGACTAAATAATGCATGAACTGACGGTTTAATTTAAGGGAAGAACACTTCGGGAAAAAAAGGTTTTCATATGTGTGAAGGAAACTTGAGAAAATAGATATAATAAGAGTGCTAGAAAGTCTACCCGCAAAaagtcaaaaagaaaattcagaCAGTCCGGAGACGTTCATGACTGCCTTTATTGGGTGTTGCTCCTGCTGCTGGTCCCACCAagccccccgccccccccagGTTTGATTGGCTAGCGCTTGCTTAGCTAAAATTGGCTGGGTATTTTTAGTCGTGATGAAGTGCTTACAATAACAAGCAGCCAAGTGACATCTTTTCTCCGATTCAGAAACCAGAGACGTATGAGAAAACAACATTATATGCCACACTAATACTATTGATGTGCATTCCTGGATCTTGCGAGTCACTAAAACTTTTTAGAATTTCAATAAAATGATTAGGATATATTAAGTCTTTTTACGAACTCATTAAGATTTTTTCTACGTTGGTTTCTCTGAGTCGTAAGATTTAATCTTTGAAATATTTAGAATTTCTTCGCACTAGATtctatagaaaaaaatatattcattGACTTCTGGAAAGAATCATCTTTTTTCTATACGGTAGAATCATTTATAGAACTGGGGCATTACACTAGTATAATCTTGCTTTTATTTCTGcattcctttttaattgatgTGATAAAAAAGGCCCATAAAATGTTAGTACCGCTATTCTTAATGTCTAAACAAGCAATGAAAAATAGTGATGATGGAATGGATCGATATATGCACCCTAATAATGACAAGAAAATTATCGTGCATGTTAGTGGTTTTTTTCGTGCATGGCTCGTGTCAACCGCCTGTCTCCTATCTAGTTTATGGCTGCAGAAAAATTGAATTATCCCCAGTATAAAGTATGAACCACATATATGGTCAGCCAAACTGTCTATTATTCCTGCACGGTCACCATGATTGTTCGGTTCTAGAATATATAAATAATAAACCAGAATCGCCAATTATAGCATGCGAACGTCCGCTGACGGGCATGATTTCCAGACCTGCATAATTACATGCACTCACCAGAGATCCCCGAAATCTATCGTGTGCCATTTAAAACAGCAATAAACTAGAACCAAACCATGTGTACTTTCTGCAAAGTACTCAGCAGCTTTTGCCGTCGAGAATTTAGCTAAACTAAGCTAGTCCCAAGACTGCTGCTAGCTCCTTAAACTCGTCCAGCCAACGGGCAGATGCTGATGATCTGTTAATACTTTTGGTTTTGGGTTGGAAAATGTGGGTGGACATTGTTGGACAGATAGAaggggatggatggatgtcAGGCCtgagatggatggatgtgACATGCATCATTGCGCTTCGTTCCCTCCCTCCTCGTTTCAAGTGGGGTTGGCGCCCAGCGCACTTCAGCCGAGTCCGGTGTTTCTCCTCGGTCCGCTTACCTCTGCAATTTGCCTTCAGGTTGGTGTCTCCCAGTCCAGAATACTGTGCCGATGACAACAGAGAGATTTTGATCACAAGATGGACAGTGAGTCAGTGAGACTGGAAAATTACTTCCTTTTTGGAGACCACGGAGCATGGAAAAATTACTTTGAATTTCAAGTGCTCGGATCAGCATCACTAGCTGCGAAACATGCATGGTGGGCGATCAGTTGAATATGTCGAAACCGGACGGAGAGTCAGAGGCTACTAGTGCTAGTCTGGACTCTGAACTCTGGAGATGCCGCCTTCTTTTGCCACGGCAATGATGGCTGCACGGCGCCGGTGTCCGCCATGCGCGCCGGGTCCCCTATACATTTACTCCCGTCAGGCCGGGACGGCTGATCTAATCCAGGTTTGGTGGGCAGCAAAAGTCTAAAGAGCTCACATcagcgacgacgccgacggcaGCACTTGTCCAAggaatctctctctctctgttgtGTTTCGCCCTTGCGCCCTTTCTCCTCCTTAATCCCTTTCGGTCTCGCCTGCTGGCTGCTTTTACCTCTTTCTGCCCATCCACCCGGGGAAGCTTCGAGCCAACGTCTCTCTGCTTTTTGCAGACGTTGTACCAGCGCCAATTTGTTTAAGTTGGTTAATTTCGTGTGGTGGTTTTTCCTATGGTAGCTTAGCTGCTGATGCAACAAACAGTCTGGATAAGCAAGCATTTTTTGCAGTGCAGTGACCTGTGTCCTGCGGGAATCTCAAGTCCTAACATAGCGTTTTGTGCACAAAAGTTTCACATAATGTGACTGACATTTGTGCAAGACCAGACTTCTGTTGGAATACCTACCTTGTTCTAGAGAGAGCTTTGTGGTTTCACTGTTTCAGCAAACAACAGATCTGCGGAAATTCAGGTTTGCAGGTGCAGGCAACCCATCCCTTTGTCATGAAACCTTGTCCCAGGAGATATGCAGCGAGACAACATCTGAACACACATCCTAACAAGTACTACCTCCCTCCAAGAAGAATAAGGGTGTATTAGTTTTCTTTTGACCAAtgttttgaccacaaattactctattaatatattattatatgacataaattCATATCCATTACATTCCTACTCAATGATATttgtttatggttatgattttgatcacattaatcacatattcatgaagtaatttgtggtcaaaggcttggtcAACCGAACCTTAATATGACCTTTATTGCTGGAGGAGGGAGTAACAAGGAGATTTGCTACTACTACAATGCTTGTCTCACTCCTTGTTATTTTCTCATGAAAAGACAAGTCCGTATCCTTGAAAGCCTCGGTTTAATTTCTTAGGGCACAAGACTGTTCTGCCATGGTGGTGATGACGCAGGACATTGGCTGGTAGCGAGAACAGAGAGACCACAAGCTAAAACCAGCGCATACAAAACTGCACGGGTGCTACAcgaaaacaaatcaaaaagATGAGTCGCTGTCAGGTGGCGTGTTGGGCGgcagcccaggcccagccAGATTGATTAACGCTGGCGTCGCGGTCCGTCCCTCCGAGGCCTTTTGCTTTGCCGCGGCAGGGCAAGGCTCGTGCGCGCGCGCACCCTGGCAGCCAGGGCCCAGCGGGATGGGCGCATGGCAGCGGAACAGggagatcttttttttttgaacgggAGCGGAACAGGGATCTCTATTCTCTCTCCGGTTCCGAAATGAGAAAACCAGAGACAAAACATCCAAAGGCAGCGAGGGTAGAAGAGACAGGCCGTgtttctctctgtctctcttgATGATGGGCTTTGTCTCTCTGCTCACTTGGGCCTTGGGTTCGCGTCGGACTGGGCTTGCCTGCTCGGCTGCTCCTGTAAAACGGACAAGGAGACATCCCGGCCATGGGCCATCAAAAAGAAATAGtccctccgatcttaaattgttgtggaaatattacatgtattctagacgttttttaaaaatagatacattcatatttggacaaagttgagTCAAGAAATTAGGATCAGAAGGCTTACAACGAGAAACAATCTATAGAAAGCCCATTCTTAAACATGCCTCAGTTTCGGTTTCTCAGTGTTTGATTGTGCACTGTTAGATGGATCGAGCTTCGTCTCTTACATTTTCCGAACTGCAGTGTTTTTCGGAGGTTTCTGAACTTTGTTCATGTGTATCTGCACTGGCCAGGACTGGTTAATTACAGGCGCAGTTCCTGGGTATCCAACTTGAGAGAGTATTACttactccgtttcataaagattgacgCGGTTTTGAACTAGATCTAGTACAAAACCGTAcaaatctttatggaacggagggaatacgtGGACTTTGTTTGTGCTTGCATGCCTTTCACTCTGGGAGCTTTGCTCAACCTTGATAGAAATGGAGGGACAAGCACTATACTAGTCCACTCGATAGCAATGGAGGGACTATAATAGCACAACTAGGTCGAGGAAAGGAGTTTCTATATAAAAGGGAAAGTGGAAACTTGAACACAACGTTGATATGGCCGAGTTGGTCTAAGGCGCCAGACTAAGGTTCTTGTCCGAAAGGGCGTGGGTTCAATCTTTTTATTCTTTCCAGGCGTAGTATTCTTGTCTTCCAGACTCTCAGGTCTCAGCAGCactcgccgctgccggctgcCATCCACGCGACGGCTACATACCTGCACTTCAACCCGCCGTGACGTGCCTTCCGTGTCGTCGCCTTAGACGGTCTCTTGGAGCTACGTCAAGTAGCAAACTCCTTCACTCCCAACTCATCACCGAACTTGCCTAAAAACTGATCACGCGGCAAACTCCTTCAGTACTCCCTAAGACAACCGCTGCGCTCTCGCGGAGGCGAAACAGGCTTCGCCCCGGCGCGTGCTTTCTCCGGCGACTCCTCTCCTCCTGACAGCCTCACTGCCGTCGGTGAGTAGGGGAGTCGCCGGATCTCGCGTTCGGACCTTGTATAGCAGTAGGTTTAGGGCCTAATAGATTTGGTTTTCGTCCGTCCGGCAGTGGTTTCTTCGGAGAcaacgacggcgccggcgaatAACGTTGTTGTGGAGCCTGGGAGGTGGTCAGGGTGTTGGTGCCGACGGGTTGCGTCGGCGGTTTGCTGGAAGGCAGCAGCAGGTTCTGTACTGATATCGTGGTGAGAGGCAGGCGGATCTGGCCTTTTTcctcgacgatgtcgttgggATGGGCAAGATCTGGATttcgacgccgacgagccacAATGGTATTGGTTTTGCCTAAGGCGAGCTTCTTGTGAGGTTCATAAAGCTATTGCAGCGATGGAGCCGCGTCGAACTCGGGTTTGCTGGTCTCCGTCCCTTTTCTCTCAGGTGGTCGCTGTGGCGGTGCCGGAGATGGGCGTCAGGAGTTGGTTCTGGCACAAATATAccttctattttttctttgttccgGAGTCGCTTGTGCTTTTGTTTGGGACCTGGTGTCTTCCAGTTTTCTCTCtgttgtgtgtgtgtcttGTACATGTACATGGTCTTCGTTATGATACGAATGGTACATGTAtactttcaaatttttttttgcaatgttaaaagaaaaaacacaaactcCTGGCTCCCCACTCTCATTAGGTAACTCAACTCCACAATGCGACGACCAAACCAAAGCACAGTTTCACAATGCGACGACCAAACCAAAGCACAGTTTCTCAATTctcggtggaggaggagcaccgaCCACCGGATTCAAAAAGCAAGCACACAGATCCTGATACCGAAAAGCTAGGCACGAACTGATTAAACACGGCAGCCAGACACGCACTAAGCAATCAACTCTTCCCCGTAACTTTAGACTTGCTGCACAGCCACCAAAGGCCAAATTAAGGCATACATGCCTCGGCCAACGCGTTCTTCACTCGCATGGTTCTAGCGGAAGTTCAGGGAAACAAGACGGAAACGCAAGCAAAAACTGATGATTGGAGAGTACAGGGAACGGCTGTTCGTCTCTCAGGATTAATTTCTACAACGTGGGTTTCACGGACATACTAGGTGCAGTAATACTGATAGGCGTGCTTTACTGACTGTGATTGGTTCTCCGATGTTCATGTCACTTACCGATGGGTCCTGTTTGCCCGTGCAAGAGGTTTTTACGTCAAAAAACTTTTCTGCCGTTTctgaaagagagaaagaaaagaaacactGTTGTGTGGCAACTAGCCAGTCCTACGAACGAATCAAGGGATGATAGAACAGTGTTGATTATTCAGTCAAATCAAAGAGGGCCACCCGATTCTTGTTTATACTCATGCTAATAGTGGAACTCATTagttttccttcttttgggAAAGGAGTTGCGCACCATTTCTTGCCGTTTCCTGTCCCACCGAGACGTACAGATCTCAGAAAAAGCCTGCGTGTTCCCgttgctggcttgctgctgCGGTTGTTGACACAGTGCAAGACACGAGGAACGCGTGCTTCCCAAGTCCCAGCTCTTTCATGGCTTGACAACCTCCCTGCAGCAATGGGTCGTGGCCGGCTCCAGGCCATGAGAGAAAAGAACTGGTTCCCTGTTGACGATCGAGTAATAGCAAAGCTTACAGAAAATCGAGAAGCACAGCGACACAGAGACAGCGGCTAGCTAACGCAAAAGCATACGCACAAATATAATTGATATAGCTTTATATGGCCTAATTGGaatattttcttcatatcCTTTGTTCCTTTCCTCTCACATTTCTCGCCTTTTCTTGCCTCTCTTTAGCTTGCGTCCACTCCCAAGAAGTAAGTCCCAACTTTGCTCATTTATATATAGTGCTGTCTCCACATGCCAAATTGTTTTCTCCGGATGTTGCTTTCATGTCTTTGGACTACCCAAAAGTTTGATCGTGACATGAATAAATTAAGTTGCAGGGTTGATTAATGCATACTTTGCATGCTCAGTTTCCATGCTATAAATACGCACTTGGAGCCTCAGTACAAAGCCCATGACTCTGAAACCAACTTCTCTCATCTCCTGCATCTGCCAAGCCTGAGGCAGTGAATTCTCTCATTAACTAGTTCTTCATCCTTGATAGAGAGACAGCTTTGCTACATCTCAACATCAAAGAACAAAGATGAAGATCGCCAAGGCCCCAGGGCTCctgaagaaggcggcggcgttgtGCAAGAGCAAGACCGGCGTCATCACGGCCAggctcctcgtcctcgcctcgCCCCGCCGCAGGATGGCCACGGTTGGTGCCATCTCGCACAGGATCCATGCCGTGATGGTGGCCGACCGGGAGAAGGAGAGTGCCTGCGACAAGACTCGTCATCATCTCGTGCTGCGCAAGGTCGAGAGGAAGACGCCGAAGATCCATGGGAGTGAGATTGTCGATTTCTCTCGTCAGTTGGCGCTGTTCGATCAGGAGGTTGGTCATGGTGATGGCGGATGCCCTGACTGGACGCTGCACCCCATCTTCAACGACGAGGGGGGCAGCAGCTGCTCGTACACGGAAGAAGACTACGAGgttgatgacgatgatgaggaggaggatcggGGCGTGCTACCCGATGCATTGGACGACGAGCTGTCGGTGATGGATGTGATCAGGAACAGCCGAGAAGTTGAGGGCGTGGAGTTCAACATGGAGGATGAGATCGACCAGGCTGCCGACATGTTCATCAGGAGGTTCCGGGAGCGGATGAACCAGAGCTTCTAGTAACTGTGTGTTTCCGTGGAAACAGACTAATTTAACAGTCAAAGTAGATAGCTATGTTACTCAGGAGTCAGGACATGAGCATGCCCACCCGCATGATAGGAGTTTTTGCAGGAGTCCAGACAGTGTGTGCGTAATTTTTTGGTTTAGAGAGTTTTTGATGCATATGTAGCTATACATGCTAAAATGTGTTTGTGCGCACGCACGTGTCTGAATCCAAGGATAACAAGACACTAGTGAATTTTAGGAATTGCAATCATTTTCTTAACTTTTCAAAGAACTACTTCTCCTGGATCCCAAATCTCCGTTTCCGTGCATATGGAGCGGTGGCATAGCAAGGATTTCGACCTAGGGTAGTCCGTTTGACAATTTTTGCTGTCATATATAAACTAGCCGGACATGCAATTGTGCTCTCTGCTCGCTAAGGTTGGAAACTGGGAAACAAGATGTCTGCGTTAGAGTAATTGGGTCGAAAAGGCTGTGATCATGATCAACAAGCATAGGTCTCAtacaaagaaacaaatacaGCTCATAGTCAAGAGTATACTGATCTAGACATTGGATATATAGACTTGGATGTGGTATAtgttttttataatttttgggCTGATAGGTATATGGACTATTGTAAAATCCAAAGGTGGCCACCCCGTAGCTACACCAATGATATGGAGTACTATTGCGTACACAGTACACCTGTTCTGATCGTAGTCTTGTAGCTCTATTCACCAGTTGCAAGAGAGGGAACCGATGGGCGATGGGCGATGGCAGATCTGAGACACTTTAGGGCATCTGCATCTCCAAGGGTAATACTTCGTCCGTTTAGCAAGTGTCTGGACAATTTGGCTAATGTTCATTTATCATATCACCCAATGaatactagctaaatgtcAACATTCTAAATTGTTCACACATATTTTTCAATTTCCATGACATTCCATCCCAATTGATCATGCCATTTCATCCCATCTCCATCCCAATTGATCGGTGCATCTATACATTTGACAAatgaaaggagaagaaaaatactGTACTTGCCTCTGTTCCGGCAAACCATCGCACAGGTTGCGGGCGCCCAACCATGTGCTGTTCTGAGCGACCCTGGGCTGCCGTCGCAATGCCACCGAGTCTAGGACTGGCGGGAAAGCAGCCGAAGCAGCTTGCTTCGGTAcgagtgcggcggcgggcggcagcgCGGTAGGGCAACGGGGGCGGGCTGCAGCGCAgcggggcgacggcggcggctgcgcgaCGACAGCATCGGGCGGTAGCGCGGCAGGGAGATGGCGGGCGGCAGGCGGCAGCGGGGCAGtgacggcggcgcgccggcgggGTAGAAGGGGCGCGCGTGGAGAGGATGGTGGAGGGACGCGCGGAGAAGCTAGAAGGCCGAAAATCCCAATTTCCCCTTTTCCCTACTCAAATTGCTGATGCGGCTCCGCGAGCGACATTGTCCGACTTGTCGAACCGAAACCGAATTTGGCGGCTCCCTCAGTTCCACGCAAAATTGACATGGTTTTGAACTGTAGCTATAGTTAGTTCAAAGTCACGCCAATCTTCatagaacggagggagtaacatttaACTTGCGGACAAACGGACCGATAGCTAGCGTTTAGTAAGTCTTATTGGATGTCTATTTTTTATCCTCAGACAAGACAGACAGATGACTAGCATTTGTCCATTGTCCTTGGAGATGTCCTCATGCCTTAATTTAGGTGATGATGAATTAAGAATAAACATCGAAGTGGTTTAGCGCCCACATGAGCCCCACGCGTATTTACCATTTCACGAGTCATGAGAatatttactactccctccaatctagctaactttgactaaactaagacacttattatggatcggagagaatAGTAAATTCAGTTCCATTTGCCAAAATCTATATATCGTATATCTTTAAAAGAATgagtaataaaaaaaagaattataACTCTAGTCGGATTGCCGTTCCTTGTTCATTACCCGTTACCTCATGTCCTCGTCCATACCCATTCATTTGGATCGGGTACGggccaacttttttttttgcccaaTTCATTTGGGTCGGGTACGggccaactttttttttgcccaaTTAG carries:
- the LOC100822799 gene encoding uncharacterized protein LOC100822799; translation: MKIAKAPGLLKKAAALCKSKTGVITARLLVLASPRRRMATVGAISHRIHAVMVADREKESACDKTRHHLVLRKVERKTPKIHGSEIVDFSRQLALFDQEVGHGDGGCPDWTLHPIFNDEGGSSCSYTEEDYEVDDDDEEEDRGVLPDALDDELSVMDVIRNSREVEGVEFNMEDEIDQAADMFIRRFRERMNQSF